A window of Hordeum vulgare subsp. vulgare chromosome 5H, MorexV3_pseudomolecules_assembly, whole genome shotgun sequence genomic DNA:
GTCTcctaaagaaaataaaaagtttATAATCCTCTAAATCTGAGTAATCATTTTAACGCTGGTCGATGCAACTATAGTGCTGCAATCGACGCCCTGTATTTGACGCTAGTATGGTGTACAGTTTTCTTTTAATGTTTCTTTCTTTgcgtttgctttctgtttttcatTTCACTTTTTAGTTCATGTTTGTAAGACTCCCGCCATCTTGGCGTTCCTTCTAATACAATGACGAGCACTTAGGTTCCCATTTGAGAAAAAATAGTAATCTTGTTGTACATAAAGGGAACTAGGAAGCAGCCAACTCTTCCCACCTAAGGATGAAAAAAAAACTGAATGCTGGCTTGCCACAATGTACCACCGTAAACTACGTAGAAAGATAGTGAACACCATTGTAGTAACAACCTTTATCACCTATCATGAATCATGatcagtactccctctgtaaacttctTTAGTAACCTATAAAACGTCTTATAAaactttacagagggagtacttgctAACTATTTTACCAAACCAGAGGTAATTGGCcctgacatgcaaaccatgtatCAAATGAATTCTAGATCGGTAAATGGAAAAAAAAAACGAGCATGAAAAACCTCTACAGAGAAGAGCAAATCGAAACTGAAGTTGATAATCTTAAATCAGCCTGCATAGAATCTGAACACAAAACCCATGATGCTCGTTGCTCGGATACAATTGACAAGGCCTATATCTGAAGCAATTATGTAAAGCATATATTGTGCCAAGAAAGACTGATATTTCTCATAGCATCCTAACCTCTTCCTGAATAGTCCATGCGGTTTTAACACGGTGCAGAAATTGAAAGCAAGAACGGCCAGGCAATTTGGTCCAAAAGGATAGGAAGCAAGACATTGTATTTAGGATTTGCACATGTGACATCATGGTAAGTAACatgcaattaaatattttgttCTGAAGTTCATTCATAGATATTCTTAAATAGAAGTTTTACATGTGAAGGAGTAGTGTAACTGCCCCAAGAAGAAAATGACAGTTTTCTGGAAATGTATTGCCTGTCAGCTTTGTCATATATTCAGTTGCTGTCATTTTAGTTCTTTAGTTTACAAGAGCAACGAATCATAACTGTACGTACCGCAAACAGAATGTATAATCACCCAAAAGAagctgcttgctatcataattgcCCAATTTAAGAGCAGTTCACACAAGAAGAATTCAATCAGGAAACGCAATAACCTATTACTGAACAACTCCACTGCTTCCAGAAAACCTCCCCATATTTTCGTCCTCGTCCTGGAGTTCCTTCCTCACTAAGGACACATTATTCCAACGAGCAGCCTCAGCAAAGATATTAGACAAGGCCACTTTGGATGCTCCATGGTTTGGATCAATCTTGGCCAATTCTTCCGCAGCCTTTTCTCCTAAGGCTacatttccatgtgtcctcgcgGCTGCAAGGATGCTGCCCCATATCACCACATCTGATCTCATAGGCATCATCTGGATAAGATTTTCTGCCTCTTCCAAGTGTCCAGCTCGACCAAGAAGATCAACCATGCAACCATAGTGTTTAATTGTTGGTTGGATTCCATATTCTCTACTCATGGACTCAAAATGGTGCCTCCCTTCGGTTACCAGCCCAGCATGACAGCATGCATTTAAGACACCAATGTATGTGACTGAGTTGGGCTTAATATTGGTTCTTTGTAGTTCTAAGAACAGTTCAAGCGACGTGTGTGCATGGCCATGGATGGCTAAACTgcagatgatagcattccaaggaGACACAGAAGATAACTTATGCTTAACATGACTGAATAATTGAATTGCATCAGCGACACTACCACACTTTGCATACATATCAATCAGTCCAGCACTTAGGTTGTCTGTAAGTTGGATTGAATTGCTGATTATATAGTCATGAATAAATCTGCCTTGCTCCAACATGCCAGAATCAGCAACTGCGGATAGAGTACTTGCCAAAGTGACGTCGTTCGGTTCAACACCAGCATCCAGCATCAAGTAGAATAACTGCAAAGCCTTGTTTGAATGTCCACTCTGTACATACCCAGATAACAAAGTACTCCATGAAATGGTGTCCCTCTCAGGCATGTCATCAAACAGTTGCCTTGCTTCATGCATTAGGTTCCTGTGTAGTAGACCAGACATGAGAGCATTCCAAGACGCAATGTGTGACTTGTCTGATAATTTGAATTGCATCCGGGCAATGTCAAGAAGATCACAAGAGCCATAGAAATGGATAAGGGTCGCTTGTACAAACGAATGGGCATCAAAACCATCCTTCAGAATGACTGTGTGCAGTTGCTGCCCTTCTAAAACCGCAGCATGTCGAGCACACACCTTTATCAAATCAACAAGCAGCGCCGCATTGCCCCTCGTGTCCACCTCAGCCATCATCGCAACATATGCCCTCAGGGCTTCTGATGTACAATCTGCACGGATATACCCATCTATTATCGTCAACCAAGAGACTGCATCCCTTTCCGGGATCCTCCCAAATACCTCAGCAGCCATAGGAAGCATCCCTGCCTTCAGATAGCCATTAAGCATGGCGTTCCAAGTGACTGTGTTCTTATGTGGCATTTGCTCAAAGATCTCACGGGCGAAACAAACCTGTGACGCTGCCGCATAAGCATGGACCAAGTTGGTGGCCACAATGAGAAACCCGTTGAGACCACGTCGCACGGTGACTCCATGCGCCACACCCACCGGCACCGGCGGCCTCTCCAGGGCCAATGCCGTGAGCACGCCCGCAAGAGTCACCTCGTTGGGAGGGACGTCCTGAGCGAGCATGCCGCGGAAGACCGCCACGGCGTCCTCCGCATGGCCGGCGCGCGCGAGGGCGGTCAAGACGGTGGTGTACGAGACGGTGTCCCTCTGGGGCATCTCCGCGAGCATGCCTTGCGCGAGGTCGAGCCGGCCTGCGCGGGCGAGGGAGGCGAGGAGGGTGTTGTGGGCGGCGGGGTCGCGGAGGGCCAGGGGTATTTCGTCGAACAGGTGGCGGGCGAGCGCTGGCGCCTGGGGGGAGGGCAGCCGGGCGTAGAAGGCGAGGAAGGAGTTGCGGACGAATGTGTTGGAGGCGAGGAGGCCCGACTTGGCGGCGAGCGCGTGGAGCTGCTCGCCGTGGCGGAGGCGCGCGCCGGACTTGAGGGACGAGACGAGGAAGACGGCAAGAGGGGCGCCGCCGCTGGGCATGTGCTTTCCACTTTTTCTTCGTGCCGATCCGCTGTATCTCTGCCTCGGCGAGAGTCCGCGGTCCTCCCGTCGCCGCCTCCCGCCTATTCCGATGGCCCCGCCGCCGTCCGCCTCACCGCCTTCCTTGTCTCGTCGCCTCTCGCTTTGGTGAAGGATGCGCCGTTGCCATTGTCACCGTCGAGATCTCCCCGGTATGTACTGTAGTACAGTACGATGTAAGCTCGGGAGCACGCGCTCCTCGCTTCGTACTCAAAAAATAATTTACAccgtttgatttatttttagATCAAACATGCTTAAATTGAACATTGTATGTACACATTAAGTCAGGTGAAAAGAAAAAGGGCGATGATGGGCGCACAGGCGCCGGTGCGCCGGCTCAAAATTTGGGCCGGTCGCACGCGCGTCGTACGATTCTGTCTCTATCAGCCGTCGGATCGCTTCACCTCGCTTCGTCCTCCTGCCGCGTAGGAGGAAGAGAAGGCTGCAACGAGCAAcgccgaaccccccccccccctcggtcaaAAATCGCGTAAGCGGCAAAGAGCTTGGAGCATTCTCGGGATCTGTCGTCATCGCTCGACGTTGCTTGTTGTCGCCACTCATCGTCACTGC
This region includes:
- the LOC123452235 gene encoding pentatricopeptide repeat-containing protein At5g19020, mitochondrial, producing the protein MPSGGAPLAVFLVSSLKSGARLRHGEQLHALAAKSGLLASNTFVRNSFLAFYARLPSPQAPALARHLFDEIPLALRDPAAHNTLLASLARAGRLDLAQGMLAEMPQRDTVSYTTVLTALARAGHAEDAVAVFRGMLAQDVPPNEVTLAGVLTALALERPPVPVGVAHGVTVRRGLNGFLIVATNLVHAYAAASQVCFAREIFEQMPHKNTVTWNAMLNGYLKAGMLPMAAEVFGRIPERDAVSWLTIIDGYIRADCTSEALRAYVAMMAEVDTRGNAALLVDLIKVCARHAAVLEGQQLHTVILKDGFDAHSFVQATLIHFYGSCDLLDIARMQFKLSDKSHIASWNALMSGLLHRNLMHEARQLFDDMPERDTISWSTLLSGYVQSGHSNKALQLFYLMLDAGVEPNDVTLASTLSAVADSGMLEQGRFIHDYIISNSIQLTDNLSAGLIDMYAKCGSVADAIQLFSHVKHKLSSVSPWNAIICSLAIHGHAHTSLELFLELQRTNIKPNSVTYIGVLNACCHAGLVTEGRHHFESMSREYGIQPTIKHYGCMVDLLGRAGHLEEAENLIQMMPMRSDVVIWGSILAAARTHGNVALGEKAAEELAKIDPNHGASKVALSNIFAEAARWNNVSLVRKELQDEDENMGRFSGSSGVVQ